A genomic stretch from Setaria italica strain Yugu1 chromosome VII, Setaria_italica_v2.0, whole genome shotgun sequence includes:
- the LOC101779665 gene encoding peroxisomal 2,4-dienoyl-CoA reductase: MESPFRADVLKGKAALVTGGGSGICFEIAAQLARHGAQVAIMGRRREVLDKAVAALRSQGLRAVGFDGDVRKEEDAAKVLAATVEHFGKLDILVNGAAGNFLASPEDLTPKGFRTVLDIDTVGTYTMCYEALKYLKRGGPGKGPSNGGLIINISATLHYTATWYQIHVSAAKAGVDSITRSLALEWGTDYDIRVNGIAPGPIQGTPGLRKLAPEEMSKGLREMMPLFKFGEKQDIAMAALYLASDAGKYVNGTTLVVDGGLWLSHPRHIPKEEVKDLSKLVEKKVRTSGVGVPSSKL; the protein is encoded by the exons ATGGAGTCACCATTCCGGGCAGACGTGCTCAAGGGGAAGGCGGCGCTAGTCACAGGCGGTGGATCCGGCATCTGCTTCGAGATTGCCGCCCAGCTCGCGCGCCATGGCGCGCAGGTCGCCATcatgggccgccgccgcgaggtcCTCGACAAGGCCGTCGCCGCTCTCCGGTCCCAGGGCCTCCGG GCTGTTGGTTTTGATGGAGATGTCCGCAAGGAGGAGGATGCGGCCAAAGTGCTTGCGGCGACAGTTGAGCATTTTGGCAAGCTTGACATTCTTGTCAATGGTGCAGCCGGCAACTTCCTTGCTTCCCCGGAGGATTTGACACCCAAGGGATTCCGAACCG TTCTTGACATTGACACTGTGGGTACATATACAATGTGCTATGAAGCCCTCAAGTATCTGAAAAGGGGTGGGCCAGGAAAAGGCCCATCCAATGGTGGCCTAATCATTAACATAAGTGCAACACTGCATTACACTGCGACTTGGTACCAAATTCATGTCTCTGCTGCTAAG GCAGGTGTTGATAGCATCACAAGATCATTGGCTCTGGAATGGGGAACAGATTATGACATTAGAGTCAACGGGATTGCACCTGGACCAATTCAAGGCACCCCGGGACTGAGAAAGCTTGCACCTGAGGAAATGAGCAAGGGACTTCGAGAAATGATGCCACTGTTCAAGTTTGGGGAGAAGCAGGACATAGCAATGGCTGCGCTCTACCTTGCTTCTGATGCAG GCAAATATGTAAATGGGACTACCCTGGTGGTTGATGGAGGCCTTTGGTTAAGTCACCCTCGCCATATTCCCAAGGAGGAAGTGAAGGACCTCTCCAAGCTTGTCGAAAAGAAGGTTCGGACCTCCGGTGTTGGCGTGCCATCCAGCAAATTGTGA
- the LOC101779276 gene encoding probable potassium transporter 11 isoform X1: MASLSESEVTNRGSMWELDQNLDQPMDEEAGRLKNMYREKKFSSVLLIRLAFQSLGVVFGDLGTSPLYVFYNIFPRGVDDDEDVIGALSLIIYTLTLIPLLKYVFVVLRANDNGQGGTFALYSLLCRHAKINTIPNQHRTDEELTTYSRQTYEENSVAAKIKRWLEAHAYKRNILLILVLIGTCTAIGDGILTPAISVLSASGGIKVQNQNMSTDVVVLVAVVILIGLFSMQHYGTDKVGWLFAPIVLLWFILIGSVGAVNIHKYNNSVLKAYNPVYVYRFFRRRWNSDIWTSLGGVMLSITGTEALFADLCHFPVLAIQIAFTLIVFPCLLLAYTGQAAYIISHKQHVADAFYLSIPDAIYWPAFVIATAAAIVASQATISATYSIIKQALALGCFPRVKIVHTSKKFLGQIYIPDINWVLLVLCIAVTAGFKNQSQIGNAYGTAVVIVMLVTTFLMVPIMLLVWKSHWVLVITFIVLSLMVEVPYFVACILKIDQGGWVPLVIATAFFLIMYVWHFCTVKRYEFEMHSKVSMAWILGLGPSLGLVRVPGIGFVYTELASGVPHIFSHFITNLPAIHSVVVFVCVKYLPVYTVPTEERFLVRRIGPKSYHMFRCVARYGYKDLHKRDEDFEKMLFDCVLLFVRLESMMEGYSDSDEFSVPERGGAGALMSGGASAFLGEKTCSTMCSNGELSFSSQDSIVPAQSPRPPLSRGMTDSGLLTTRLSAGQASTVGDELEFLNRCKDAGVVHILGNTIVRARRDSGIVKKLAVDYMYAFMRRMCRENSVLFNVPHESLLNVGQIYYI; this comes from the exons ATGGCGTCGCTGTCAGAAAGTGAGGTGACAAATAGGGGGAGCATGTGGGAACTAGATCAAAACCTTGATCAACCCATGGATGAGGAGGCAGGCAGGCTGAAGAATATGTACAGAGAGAAG AAGTTCTCATCAGTTTTGTTAATACGGCTGGCATTTCAGAGCCTTGGGGTGGTCTTTGGTGACCTGGGCACATCGCCTTTATATGTGTTCTATAATATCTTTCCTCGTGGAGTAGATGACGATGAGGATGTTATTGGAGCTCTTTCCTTGATTATTTACACCCTCACTCTCATTCCTCTTCTGAAGTATGTTTTTGTTGTCTTGAGGGCAAATGACAACGGTCAAG GTGGTACATTTGCTCTTTATTCCCTATTATGCCGTCATGCAAAGATCAACACCATTCCTAATCAACACAGGACTGATGAGGAATTGACGACATATAGTCGGCAGACCTACGAGGAGAATTCAGTTGCAGCAAAAATAAAGAGATGGCTAGAGGCACATGCATATAAGAGAAACATTCTTCTTATTCTTGTTCTCATTGGTACTTGTACAGCAATTGGAGATGGAATCCTTACTCCTGCTATATCTG TTCTTTCTGCATCAGGTGGCATAAAAGTTCAGAATCAGAACATGAGTACTG ATGTTGTTGTGCTTGTTGCAGTGGTCATCTTGATTGGGTTATTTAGCATGCAGCACTATGGCACAGATAAAGTGGGATGGCTCTTTGCACCGATAGTTCTTCTCTGGTTCATCCTAATCGGAAGTGTCGGAGCTGTGAACATACACAAGTATAATAACTCCGTGTTAAAAGCATACAACCCAGTATATGTATACCGGTTTTTCAGACGGAGATGGAACTCTGACATATGGACCTCTCTGGGAGGAGTCATGCTTAGCATCACAG GAACTGAAGCATTATTTGCTGATCTCTGCCACTTTCCTGTATTGGCAATTCAG ATTGCTTTCACCTTGATTGTGTTCCCATGCCTTCTACTGGCATACACAGGGCAGGCTGCCTACATTATTTCCCACAAACAACATGTGGCCGACGCCTTTTATCTGTCCATTCCAG ATGCCATATACTGGCCAGCCTTTGTCATAGCAACTGCTGCAGCAATCGTTGCAAGCCAAGCCACCATATCTGCAACCTACTCAATAATAAAGCAAGCTCTTGCACTAGGCTGTTTTCCCCGCGTGAAGATAGTCCACACCTCGAAGAAATTCCTTGGGCAGATTTACATCCCTGACATCAATTGGGTCCTTCTGGTTCTTTGCATTGCTGTCACTGCCGGATTCAAGAACCAAAGCCAGATAGGAAACGCATATG GCACCGCCGTGGTTATAGTTATGCTAGTTACAACATTCCTCATGGTGCCGATAATGCTGCTGGTGTGGAAGAGCCACTGGGTCCTGGTCATCACCTTCATCGTGCTCTCGCTCATGGTGGAGGTCCCCTACTTCGTGGCCTGCATACTCAAGATCGACCAGGGCGGCTGGGTCCCGCTCGTCATCGCGACGGCCTTCTTCCTCATCATGTACGTGTGGCACTTCTGCACCGTGAAGCGTTACGAGTTCGAGATGCACAGCAAGGTGTCCATGGCCTGGATCCTTGGCCTCGGTCCGAGCCTCGGCCTGGTCAGGGTCCCGGGGATAGGCTTCGTGTACACGGAGCTGGCCAGCGGCGTCCCCCACATCTTCTCCCACTTCATCACCAACCTGCCTGCGATCCACTCGGTGGTTGTCTTCGTCTGCGTCAAGTACCTGCCGGTGTACACGGTGCCGACGGAGGAGAGGTTCCTGGTGAGGAGGATCGGGCCCAAGAGCTACCACATGTTCCGGTGCGTGGCGAGGTACGGGTACAAGGACCTGCACAAGAGGGACGAGGACTTCGAGAAGATGCTCTTCGACTGCGTCCTCTTATTCGTCCGGCTGGAGAGCATGATGGAGGGCTACTCCGACTCGGACGAGTTCAGCGTGCCGGAGCGGGGGGGTGCCGGCGCGCTgatgagcggcggcgcgagcgcgtTCCTGGGCGAGAAGACCTGCAGCACCATGTGCTCCAACGGCGAGCTGAGCTTCTCGTCGCAGGACTCGATCGTGCCCGCGcagtcgccgcggccgccgctcaGCAGGGGGATGACGGACAGCGGCCTGCTGACGACGAGGTTGTCGGCGGGGCAGGCGAGCACGGTGGGCGACGAGCTTGAGTTCCTGAACCGGTGTAAGGACGCCGGCGTGGTGCACATTCTGGGGAACACCATCGTGCGCGCGCGGCGGGACTCCGGGATCGTGAAGAAGCTCGCCGTCGACTACATGTACGCCTTCATGAGGAGGATGTGCAGGGAGAACAGCGTGCTCTTCAACGTGCCCCATGAGAGCCTGCTCAATGTCGGTCAGATTTACTACATCTGA
- the LOC101779276 gene encoding probable potassium transporter 11 isoform X2 codes for MASLSESEVTNRGSMWELDQNLDQPMDEEAGRLKNMYREKFSSVLLIRLAFQSLGVVFGDLGTSPLYVFYNIFPRGVDDDEDVIGALSLIIYTLTLIPLLKYVFVVLRANDNGQGGTFALYSLLCRHAKINTIPNQHRTDEELTTYSRQTYEENSVAAKIKRWLEAHAYKRNILLILVLIGTCTAIGDGILTPAISVLSASGGIKVQNQNMSTDVVVLVAVVILIGLFSMQHYGTDKVGWLFAPIVLLWFILIGSVGAVNIHKYNNSVLKAYNPVYVYRFFRRRWNSDIWTSLGGVMLSITGTEALFADLCHFPVLAIQIAFTLIVFPCLLLAYTGQAAYIISHKQHVADAFYLSIPDAIYWPAFVIATAAAIVASQATISATYSIIKQALALGCFPRVKIVHTSKKFLGQIYIPDINWVLLVLCIAVTAGFKNQSQIGNAYGTAVVIVMLVTTFLMVPIMLLVWKSHWVLVITFIVLSLMVEVPYFVACILKIDQGGWVPLVIATAFFLIMYVWHFCTVKRYEFEMHSKVSMAWILGLGPSLGLVRVPGIGFVYTELASGVPHIFSHFITNLPAIHSVVVFVCVKYLPVYTVPTEERFLVRRIGPKSYHMFRCVARYGYKDLHKRDEDFEKMLFDCVLLFVRLESMMEGYSDSDEFSVPERGGAGALMSGGASAFLGEKTCSTMCSNGELSFSSQDSIVPAQSPRPPLSRGMTDSGLLTTRLSAGQASTVGDELEFLNRCKDAGVVHILGNTIVRARRDSGIVKKLAVDYMYAFMRRMCRENSVLFNVPHESLLNVGQIYYI; via the exons ATGGCGTCGCTGTCAGAAAGTGAGGTGACAAATAGGGGGAGCATGTGGGAACTAGATCAAAACCTTGATCAACCCATGGATGAGGAGGCAGGCAGGCTGAAGAATATGTACAGAGAGAAG TTCTCATCAGTTTTGTTAATACGGCTGGCATTTCAGAGCCTTGGGGTGGTCTTTGGTGACCTGGGCACATCGCCTTTATATGTGTTCTATAATATCTTTCCTCGTGGAGTAGATGACGATGAGGATGTTATTGGAGCTCTTTCCTTGATTATTTACACCCTCACTCTCATTCCTCTTCTGAAGTATGTTTTTGTTGTCTTGAGGGCAAATGACAACGGTCAAG GTGGTACATTTGCTCTTTATTCCCTATTATGCCGTCATGCAAAGATCAACACCATTCCTAATCAACACAGGACTGATGAGGAATTGACGACATATAGTCGGCAGACCTACGAGGAGAATTCAGTTGCAGCAAAAATAAAGAGATGGCTAGAGGCACATGCATATAAGAGAAACATTCTTCTTATTCTTGTTCTCATTGGTACTTGTACAGCAATTGGAGATGGAATCCTTACTCCTGCTATATCTG TTCTTTCTGCATCAGGTGGCATAAAAGTTCAGAATCAGAACATGAGTACTG ATGTTGTTGTGCTTGTTGCAGTGGTCATCTTGATTGGGTTATTTAGCATGCAGCACTATGGCACAGATAAAGTGGGATGGCTCTTTGCACCGATAGTTCTTCTCTGGTTCATCCTAATCGGAAGTGTCGGAGCTGTGAACATACACAAGTATAATAACTCCGTGTTAAAAGCATACAACCCAGTATATGTATACCGGTTTTTCAGACGGAGATGGAACTCTGACATATGGACCTCTCTGGGAGGAGTCATGCTTAGCATCACAG GAACTGAAGCATTATTTGCTGATCTCTGCCACTTTCCTGTATTGGCAATTCAG ATTGCTTTCACCTTGATTGTGTTCCCATGCCTTCTACTGGCATACACAGGGCAGGCTGCCTACATTATTTCCCACAAACAACATGTGGCCGACGCCTTTTATCTGTCCATTCCAG ATGCCATATACTGGCCAGCCTTTGTCATAGCAACTGCTGCAGCAATCGTTGCAAGCCAAGCCACCATATCTGCAACCTACTCAATAATAAAGCAAGCTCTTGCACTAGGCTGTTTTCCCCGCGTGAAGATAGTCCACACCTCGAAGAAATTCCTTGGGCAGATTTACATCCCTGACATCAATTGGGTCCTTCTGGTTCTTTGCATTGCTGTCACTGCCGGATTCAAGAACCAAAGCCAGATAGGAAACGCATATG GCACCGCCGTGGTTATAGTTATGCTAGTTACAACATTCCTCATGGTGCCGATAATGCTGCTGGTGTGGAAGAGCCACTGGGTCCTGGTCATCACCTTCATCGTGCTCTCGCTCATGGTGGAGGTCCCCTACTTCGTGGCCTGCATACTCAAGATCGACCAGGGCGGCTGGGTCCCGCTCGTCATCGCGACGGCCTTCTTCCTCATCATGTACGTGTGGCACTTCTGCACCGTGAAGCGTTACGAGTTCGAGATGCACAGCAAGGTGTCCATGGCCTGGATCCTTGGCCTCGGTCCGAGCCTCGGCCTGGTCAGGGTCCCGGGGATAGGCTTCGTGTACACGGAGCTGGCCAGCGGCGTCCCCCACATCTTCTCCCACTTCATCACCAACCTGCCTGCGATCCACTCGGTGGTTGTCTTCGTCTGCGTCAAGTACCTGCCGGTGTACACGGTGCCGACGGAGGAGAGGTTCCTGGTGAGGAGGATCGGGCCCAAGAGCTACCACATGTTCCGGTGCGTGGCGAGGTACGGGTACAAGGACCTGCACAAGAGGGACGAGGACTTCGAGAAGATGCTCTTCGACTGCGTCCTCTTATTCGTCCGGCTGGAGAGCATGATGGAGGGCTACTCCGACTCGGACGAGTTCAGCGTGCCGGAGCGGGGGGGTGCCGGCGCGCTgatgagcggcggcgcgagcgcgtTCCTGGGCGAGAAGACCTGCAGCACCATGTGCTCCAACGGCGAGCTGAGCTTCTCGTCGCAGGACTCGATCGTGCCCGCGcagtcgccgcggccgccgctcaGCAGGGGGATGACGGACAGCGGCCTGCTGACGACGAGGTTGTCGGCGGGGCAGGCGAGCACGGTGGGCGACGAGCTTGAGTTCCTGAACCGGTGTAAGGACGCCGGCGTGGTGCACATTCTGGGGAACACCATCGTGCGCGCGCGGCGGGACTCCGGGATCGTGAAGAAGCTCGCCGTCGACTACATGTACGCCTTCATGAGGAGGATGTGCAGGGAGAACAGCGTGCTCTTCAACGTGCCCCATGAGAGCCTGCTCAATGTCGGTCAGATTTACTACATCTGA
- the LOC101780066 gene encoding peroxisomal 2,4-dienoyl-CoA reductase: MESPFRPDVLRGKAALVTGGGSGIGFEVAAQLARHGAQVALMGRRREVLDKAVAALRSEGLRAVGFDGDVRKQEDAARVLAATVEHFGKLDILVNGAAGNFLASPEDLKPKGFRTVLDIDTVGTYTMCYEAMKYLKKGGPGRGPSSGGLIINISATLHYTAAWYQIHVSAAKAGVDSITRSLALEWGTDYDIRVNGIAPGPIQDTPGMRKLAPEEMSKGRREMTPLFKLGEKWDIAMAALYLGSDAGKYVNGATIVVDGGLWLSRPRHIPKEEVKALSKVVERKVRTSGVGVPSSKL; the protein is encoded by the exons ATGGAGTCGCCGTTCCGGCCGGACGTGCTGAGGGGCAAGGCGGCGTTGGTCACGGGCGGGGGCTCCGGCATCGGCTTCGAGGTCGCCGCCCAGCTCGCGCGCCACGGCGCACAGGTCGCCCTcatgggccgccgccgcgaggtcCTCGACAAGGCCGTCGCCGCGCTCCGGTCCGAGGGCCTCAGG gctgttggtttCGATGGAGATGTCCGCAAGCAGGAAGATGCTGCCAGAGTGCTTGCGGCAACAGTTGAGCACTTCGGCAAGCTGGACATTCTTGTCAACGGTGCAGCGGGCAACTTCCTTGCTTCCCCGGAGGATTTGAAGCCCAAGGGATTCCGAACCG TTCTTGACATTGACACTGTGGGTACATACACAATGTGTTATGAAGCCATGAAGTATCTCAAAAAGGGCGGACCAGGGAGAGGGCCATCCTCTGGTGGTCTCATCATTAACATAAGTGCCACACTGCACTACACTGCAGCTTGGTACCAAATTCATGTCTCTGCTGCTAAG GCAGGTGTGGATAGTATCACCAGATCGTTGGCTCTGGAATGGGGAACAGATTATGACATTAGAGTCAATGGAATTGCACCAGGGCCAATTCAAGACACTCCAGGAATGAGGAAGCTTGCACCTGAGGAAATGAGCAAGGGGCGTCGAGAAATGACACCATTATTTAAGCTTGGGGAGAAATGGGACATAGCGATGGCCGCACTCTATCTGGGTTCTGATGCAG GAAAATATGTCAATGGGGCTACAATTGTTGTTGATGGAGGCCTTTGGTTGAGTCGACCTCGCCATATTCCCAAAGAGGAAGTGAAGGCGCTCTCTAAGGTTGTCGAGAGGAAGGTCAGGACCTCTGGTGTTGGCGTGCCATCCAGCAAATTATGA